The DNA window TTCTACAAAATCGCATCTGTTGGGAGCGGGATTGTTGATGTTAGACAGCCAGTCGAAAACACTTAATTTATAACTATTACCACAGGTATTTACATTTTCACAGCCACTCGCGGTTTTCTTCGGTCCGCATGAATGGGCAGAATCGCCGGATGTTTTGCATCCACAACTCATATGTTATATATTTAATCTTGCAAATTTAGGATAATTTATTTTATCTCCTGAAAAAACTCAAATATTCACTCTGATAAATGTTTAATGTTAAACATATAATCTGAGTCAGATCATTTTATTTTTTAAAGTTTTGAATAGTAATACGTTGCAAATGGTAATTCAGAGATGTTATTTTAAACATAGTTTTATTGGTGCTTATCGTTTAAAAAATTAAGAAAGATTAACAGTCGTACGCAAAATAATTTTATATTTGACTTTATATAATAATAGTCTATGAAAAAATTAATAATATCAACGGCTTTGTTGGCGGGTGTTATGTCTTACGCGGGAGGCTTCAGGGTATCTCTGCAGGGCGTAAAGCAATTGGCTATGGCTCATACCAGTGCCCACGCCGAGGATGCGAGTGTTGCATTCTTTAATCCTGCCGGGATGTCTTTCATCCCAGCCAGACTGAGTATTGCTGCAGGAGGTTTCGCTGCGGGCAATAAAGTAACTTTCCAGAACATGAATACGCTTCAGAGCACAGAGACGGATAACCCGATCGGGACGCCTATCTATGCTGCTGTTGCTTATAAACCGATTGACAAATTATCCATTGGGTTCAGTTTCTCCACACCTTTCGGAAGTACCATACAGTATCCGAACGACTGGGAAGGAAAAGAACTGGTACAGAAGCTTGAGCTGAAGAGTTTTTACTTCCAGCCGATGATTTCCGTTAAAATGGCAGACTGGGTGTCTTTCGGAGCCAGTTATATTTATGCCAAAGGAAAAGTAGACTGGGATAAAGCAGTGACTCAATTTGGCGGCCAGGTAAATATTAATGATGAAAAAGCAAGCGGCCACGGATATGGTTTCGGTTTTTATTTCAGGCCGGATCCTAAACTTGATGTAAGTGTGGCTTACCGTTCGCCGGTAGATATGAAAGCGAAGAATGGAACGGCTACATTTAGATTCCCGTCACAATCCATTTATCCTCTTTTAGGCCTGGACCAGTCGGGACAGGACCGTTTTACAGCTACACTGCCTTTAGTAGAAGAATATACGATAGGTCTTACTTATAAAGTTACCCCGAAATGGTTGGTATCTGCTGACTTTAATTACCATGGTTGGGAAAGGTATTCCAAGCTGACGCTTGATTTTGACAAAGCGCCGGTAGGAAACCAGGCTGACCCTACGGTTCTGGTAGCGCCTAAAAACTTCAGGAATTCCA is part of the Chryseobacterium camelliae genome and encodes:
- a CDS encoding OmpP1/FadL family transporter — encoded protein: MKKLIISTALLAGVMSYAGGFRVSLQGVKQLAMAHTSAHAEDASVAFFNPAGMSFIPARLSIAAGGFAAGNKVTFQNMNTLQSTETDNPIGTPIYAAVAYKPIDKLSIGFSFSTPFGSTIQYPNDWEGKELVQKLELKSFYFQPMISVKMADWVSFGASYIYAKGKVDWDKAVTQFGGQVNINDEKASGHGYGFGFYFRPDPKLDVSVAYRSPVDMKAKNGTATFRFPSQSIYPLLGLDQSGQDRFTATLPLVEEYTIGLTYKVTPKWLVSADFNYHGWERYSKLTLDFDKAPVGNQADPTVLVAPKNFRNSKTFRLGTQYAFTDMIYGRLGAYYDESPYTDDHFIPETPSFNTYVVTGGVGFKVKQFGIDVSGGYAMPQARDVKNSTIGLYGQAKATAFYAGLGLSYNPF